One Microbacterium sp. No. 7 genomic window carries:
- the galE gene encoding UDP-glucose 4-epimerase GalE — MSWLVTGGAGYIGAHVVRALSSAGLAPVVIDDLSSGHAEFVPDGVPFVRGTILDRELVTRALAEHDVEGVIHVAGYKYAGVSVQRPLHTYAQNVEGTRVVLEAMADAGVHNIVFSSSAAVYGTPDVPLVTEDLPKRPASPYGESKLIGEWLIRDQAVATADSEHPLRHTSLRYFNVVGSADPSVYDTSPHNLFPIVFEKLIANETPRINGDDYDTPDGTNVRDYVHVGDIAAAHVVAAQRLLSGAPIEAAYNLGSQNGLSVREIMDAVARVTGIPFTAEIGPRRPGDPDRIVATGDLAARDLDWAMRYTVDEMVRTGWEARRAAL, encoded by the coding sequence ATGTCCTGGCTTGTGACCGGCGGTGCCGGCTACATCGGCGCCCACGTCGTCCGCGCGCTCTCCAGCGCGGGGCTCGCGCCCGTCGTCATCGACGACCTCTCCAGCGGCCACGCGGAGTTCGTGCCCGACGGCGTGCCGTTCGTGCGCGGCACGATCCTCGACCGCGAGCTCGTCACGCGCGCCCTCGCCGAGCACGACGTCGAGGGCGTCATCCACGTCGCGGGGTACAAGTACGCGGGCGTCTCGGTGCAGCGTCCCCTGCACACGTACGCGCAGAACGTCGAGGGCACGCGCGTCGTGCTCGAGGCGATGGCGGATGCCGGAGTGCACAACATCGTGTTCTCGTCGAGCGCCGCGGTGTACGGCACGCCCGACGTGCCGCTCGTGACCGAGGACCTGCCCAAGCGTCCGGCATCCCCCTACGGCGAGTCGAAGCTCATCGGCGAGTGGCTCATCCGCGACCAGGCCGTCGCGACCGCCGACTCGGAGCACCCGCTGCGGCACACCTCGCTGCGCTACTTCAACGTCGTCGGCTCGGCCGACCCGAGCGTGTACGACACGAGCCCGCACAATCTGTTCCCGATCGTGTTCGAGAAGCTGATCGCGAACGAGACCCCGCGCATCAACGGCGACGACTACGACACCCCCGACGGCACCAACGTGCGCGACTACGTGCACGTCGGCGACATCGCGGCGGCGCACGTCGTGGCGGCACAGCGACTGCTCTCGGGCGCGCCGATCGAGGCCGCCTACAACCTCGGCTCGCAGAACGGTCTGTCGGTGCGCGAGATCATGGATGCCGTGGCGCGCGTCACCGGCATCCCCTTCACCGCTGAGATCGGCCCCCGCCGGCCCGGCGACCCCGACCGCATCGTCGCGACGGGCGACCTCGCCGCGCGCGACCTCGACTGGGCGATGCGCTACACGGTCGACGAGATGGTGCGCACCGGCTGGGAGGCCCGCCGCGCGGCGCTCTGA
- the pheA gene encoding prephenate dehydratase has product MTTHRTYSYLGPAGTFTEAALAQVPEARGQHWHPVHNVGEALRDVVEGRSDAAMIAIENSIDGGVSTAQDALATMPGLRIVGEYLVPVNFVLVARPGTRIEDVSLVAAHPVAYAQCLHWLSEHVPGHQHLPAASNVASAMGLLDGSSDADAAVAAPGILEHHDLELLASEIGDNANAVTRFVLVSRTAPPPPPTGADKTSLIAELPDDHAGALLELLEQFSTRGINLSLIQSRPIGDALGRYRFIIDADGHIRDERMADALLGLRRFSPKVIYLGSYPRADRQVVRYSDRYGDDVFVEARDWLRALLSGAPEA; this is encoded by the coding sequence GTGACGACGCACCGCACCTACAGCTACCTCGGCCCGGCCGGCACGTTCACCGAGGCGGCGCTCGCGCAAGTGCCCGAGGCGCGCGGTCAGCACTGGCATCCCGTGCACAACGTCGGCGAGGCGCTGCGCGACGTGGTCGAGGGGCGATCGGATGCCGCGATGATCGCGATCGAGAACTCGATCGACGGCGGCGTGTCGACCGCGCAGGACGCCCTGGCGACGATGCCGGGCCTGCGGATCGTGGGCGAGTACCTCGTGCCCGTGAACTTCGTGCTCGTCGCCCGGCCCGGCACGCGCATCGAGGACGTCTCGCTCGTCGCCGCGCACCCCGTCGCCTACGCGCAGTGCCTGCACTGGCTGAGCGAGCACGTCCCCGGCCACCAGCACCTGCCGGCCGCGAGCAACGTCGCCTCCGCGATGGGCCTGCTCGACGGCTCGAGCGATGCGGATGCCGCGGTCGCGGCCCCCGGCATCCTCGAGCACCACGATCTGGAGCTGCTCGCCTCGGAGATCGGCGACAACGCCAACGCCGTCACCCGGTTCGTGCTCGTCTCGCGCACCGCGCCGCCGCCCCCGCCCACGGGCGCCGACAAGACGTCGCTCATCGCCGAGCTGCCCGACGACCACGCGGGCGCCCTGCTCGAGCTGCTCGAGCAGTTCTCCACGCGCGGCATCAACCTGTCGCTCATCCAGTCGCGTCCCATCGGCGACGCGCTCGGACGCTACCGCTTCATCATCGACGCCGACGGGCACATCCGCGACGAGCGCATGGCCGACGCCCTGCTGGGCCTGCGCCGCTTCTCGCCGAAGGTCATCTACCTCGGCTCGTACCCGCGCGCCGACCGTCAGGTCGTGCGCTACAGCGACCGCTACGGCGACGACGTGTTCGTCGAGGCGCGCGACTGGCTCCGCGCCTTGCTCTCCGGCGCCCCCGAGGCCTGA
- the serS gene encoding serine--tRNA ligase yields MIDLALLRDNPDLVKSSQRARGLSPETVDAALDADRARRAAITAFEELRAEQNAHGKRVAQAPKDEKAALVAQAKELSDRVKQAQLAVTAAEDAAGQALALVENVVIDGVPAGGEDDFVTLRTHGEPASFDFEPLDHLALGERLGAIDMERGTKVSGSRFYFLTGIGARLEYALMSFALQRAVEAGFVPMIPPTLVRPEVMRGTGFLGSHADEVYRLEADDLYLVGTSEVPLAGYHMDEIIDLAAGAKRYAGWSTCYRREAGSYGKDTRGIIRVHQFNKLEMFVYASPDDAEAEHVRLVELQERMMQDLGLAYRVIDVAAGDLGSSAARKYDIEAWVPTQGAYRELTSTSNCTTYQARRLDIRHRPSGEKGGGRTQHVATLNGTLATTRWLVALLETHQRADGSVVIPEPLRPYLGGIEVAEPIA; encoded by the coding sequence GTGATCGATCTGGCCCTTCTGCGCGACAACCCCGACCTGGTCAAGAGCTCTCAGCGGGCGCGCGGATTGTCGCCCGAGACCGTCGACGCGGCGCTGGACGCCGACCGCGCCCGGCGCGCGGCGATCACCGCGTTCGAGGAGCTGCGGGCCGAGCAGAACGCGCACGGCAAACGGGTCGCCCAGGCGCCGAAGGACGAGAAGGCCGCGCTCGTCGCGCAGGCCAAGGAGCTGAGCGACCGCGTCAAGCAGGCGCAGCTCGCGGTGACCGCGGCGGAGGACGCCGCGGGGCAGGCGCTCGCGCTCGTCGAGAACGTCGTGATCGACGGCGTGCCGGCGGGCGGCGAGGACGACTTCGTCACGTTGCGCACGCACGGGGAGCCGGCATCCTTCGACTTCGAGCCGCTCGACCACCTCGCGCTCGGCGAGAGGCTCGGCGCGATCGACATGGAGCGCGGCACCAAGGTGTCGGGCTCGCGGTTCTACTTCCTCACCGGCATCGGCGCGCGCCTGGAGTACGCGCTCATGTCGTTCGCGCTGCAGCGCGCCGTCGAGGCCGGCTTCGTGCCGATGATCCCGCCCACGCTCGTGCGGCCCGAGGTCATGCGCGGCACGGGCTTCCTCGGCAGCCACGCCGACGAGGTGTACCGGCTCGAGGCCGACGACCTGTACCTCGTGGGCACGAGCGAGGTGCCCCTCGCCGGCTACCACATGGACGAGATCATCGACCTCGCCGCGGGCGCCAAGCGCTACGCGGGCTGGTCGACGTGCTACCGGCGCGAGGCGGGCTCGTACGGCAAGGACACGCGCGGCATCATCCGCGTGCACCAGTTCAACAAGCTGGAGATGTTCGTCTACGCGTCGCCCGACGACGCCGAGGCCGAGCACGTGCGCCTCGTCGAGCTGCAGGAGCGGATGATGCAGGACCTCGGCCTCGCGTACCGCGTGATCGACGTCGCGGCCGGCGACCTGGGGTCGAGCGCCGCGCGCAAGTACGACATCGAGGCGTGGGTGCCCACGCAGGGCGCGTACCGCGAGCTCACGTCGACCTCGAACTGCACGACCTATCAGGCGCGCCGGCTCGACATCCGGCACCGCCCCTCCGGTGAGAAGGGCGGCGGCAGGACGCAGCACGTCGCGACGCTCAACGGCACTCTCGCGACGACCCGCTGGCTCGTCGCCCTGCTCGAGACGCACCAGCGCGCCGACGGATCGGTCGTGATCCCCGAGCCGCTGCGTCCGTATCTCGGCGGGATCGAGGTCGCGGAGCCGATCGCGTGA
- a CDS encoding LLM class flavin-dependent oxidoreductase, with protein sequence MTPEISVLDLVPVRAGQTSAQAVASSLALVELADRLGVRRYWFAEHHNMPSVASTSPPVLAAAAAMRTERVRLGSGGVMLPNHSPLIVAEQFAALEALAPGRIDLGIGRAPGSDPVITQLLRRSGTTSDVDRFPEHVNDILALASPTGATVRFVSGEEYRVLATPAAGGLPEVWLLGSSDYSAQLAAAQGLPYVFANHFAGEGLERALQLYRSQFRPSEIAAEPRTFITANVIASPTAEEAEERMLPYARMMARLRGNRPMAPLETVEQAAAAETEDHFAAPLIDALRRRWFVGAGAEVRERLAAFAAQHGVDEVMVSLVAGAYDAEPVDAAPGRVQTLEQLFS encoded by the coding sequence ATGACTCCCGAGATCTCGGTTCTTGACCTCGTCCCCGTGCGTGCCGGACAGACGAGCGCCCAGGCGGTCGCGTCGTCGCTCGCGCTCGTCGAGCTCGCCGACCGGCTCGGCGTGCGCCGCTACTGGTTCGCCGAGCACCACAACATGCCCTCGGTCGCGTCGACGTCGCCGCCCGTGCTGGCCGCCGCGGCCGCGATGCGCACCGAGCGCGTGCGCCTCGGCTCGGGCGGCGTCATGCTGCCCAACCACTCGCCGCTCATCGTCGCCGAGCAGTTCGCCGCGCTCGAGGCCCTCGCGCCGGGGCGCATCGACCTCGGCATCGGCCGCGCGCCCGGCAGCGATCCCGTCATCACGCAGCTGCTGCGCCGCAGCGGCACGACGAGCGACGTCGACCGCTTTCCCGAGCACGTGAACGACATCCTCGCCCTCGCCTCCCCCACCGGCGCGACCGTGCGCTTCGTCTCGGGCGAGGAGTACCGCGTGCTCGCGACGCCCGCCGCGGGCGGCCTGCCGGAGGTGTGGCTGCTCGGCTCGAGCGACTACTCGGCGCAGCTCGCCGCCGCGCAGGGCCTGCCGTACGTGTTCGCGAACCACTTCGCGGGCGAGGGCCTCGAGCGCGCGCTGCAGCTCTACCGGTCGCAGTTCCGTCCGTCGGAGATCGCGGCCGAGCCGCGTACCTTCATCACGGCGAACGTCATCGCCTCCCCCACGGCGGAGGAGGCCGAGGAGCGCATGCTGCCCTACGCGCGCATGATGGCGCGGCTGCGCGGCAACCGTCCGATGGCGCCGCTGGAGACCGTGGAGCAGGCGGCCGCCGCCGAGACCGAGGACCACTTCGCGGCACCCCTCATCGACGCGCTGCGGCGGCGCTGGTTCGTCGGCGCGGGCGCCGAGGTGCGCGAGCGGCTCGCCGCGTTCGCCGCGCAGCACGGCGTCGACGAGGTGATGGTCTCACTCGTCGCGGGCGCCTACGACGCCGAGCCCGTGGATGCCGCGCCGGGCCGCGTGCAGACCCTCGAGCAGCTGTTCTCCTGA
- a CDS encoding lipoate--protein ligase family protein: protein MHGEYKVPGGKLVVADLEVRDGRIADFHLAGDFFLEPDDALADIDAAVNGLPVETDAAAIAAAVRAALPEGAQLLGFTPEAVGTVVRRALVTAPGWRELEWEIVHEPAVSPRMNLALDEVLTTRVGDGRRKPTLRIWEWNESAVVIGSFQSYRNEVDPEGAARHGFDVVRRISGGGAMLMEAGAIITYSLYVPASLVAGLTFADSYAFLDDWVLQALRSVGVEATYQPLNDIASPQGKIGGAAQKRLANGGVLHHATLSYDMDGQVMTEVLRIGREKLSDKGTVSAAKRVDPLRSQTGLPREAIIERFTQTFTTLYGAAPGHITAEEYAEAEALVAAKFATDTWLHRVP from the coding sequence ATGCACGGTGAGTACAAGGTTCCGGGCGGCAAGCTCGTCGTCGCCGACCTCGAGGTCCGCGACGGGCGCATCGCCGATTTCCACCTGGCCGGGGACTTCTTCCTCGAGCCCGACGACGCCCTCGCCGACATCGACGCGGCCGTCAACGGCCTGCCCGTCGAGACGGATGCCGCGGCGATCGCCGCCGCGGTGCGGGCCGCCCTGCCCGAGGGTGCCCAGCTGCTCGGCTTCACCCCCGAGGCGGTCGGCACGGTCGTGCGGCGCGCGCTCGTCACGGCGCCCGGCTGGCGCGAGCTGGAGTGGGAGATCGTGCACGAGCCCGCCGTGTCGCCGCGCATGAACCTCGCCCTCGACGAGGTGCTCACGACGCGCGTCGGCGACGGGCGCCGCAAGCCGACCCTGCGCATCTGGGAGTGGAACGAGTCGGCCGTCGTGATCGGCTCGTTCCAGTCGTACCGCAACGAGGTCGACCCCGAGGGAGCGGCACGACACGGGTTCGACGTCGTGCGCCGCATCTCGGGCGGCGGGGCGATGCTCATGGAGGCGGGGGCGATCATCACGTACTCGCTGTACGTTCCGGCATCCCTCGTCGCGGGGCTCACGTTCGCCGACTCGTACGCGTTCCTCGACGACTGGGTGCTGCAGGCGCTGCGCTCGGTCGGCGTCGAGGCGACCTATCAGCCCCTCAACGACATCGCCTCGCCGCAGGGCAAGATCGGCGGCGCCGCGCAGAAGCGCCTCGCCAACGGCGGCGTGCTGCACCACGCGACGCTCAGCTACGACATGGACGGCCAGGTGATGACCGAGGTGCTGCGCATCGGTCGGGAGAAGCTCAGCGACAAGGGCACCGTCTCGGCCGCCAAGCGCGTCGACCCGCTGCGCAGCCAGACGGGCCTGCCGCGCGAGGCGATCATCGAGCGCTTCACACAGACGTTCACGACCCTCTACGGCGCCGCACCGGGACACATCACCGCAGAGGAATACGCCGAGGCCGAGGCGCTCGTCGCCGCGAAGTTCGCGACCGACACCTGGCTGCACCGCGTGCCGTAG
- a CDS encoding diacylglycerol/lipid kinase family protein, whose amino-acid sequence MTTSSPAPRRAALVYNPIKVDAARLRAQVEAASADAGWHPPLFFETTVDDVGEGQARAALDAGAAVVLVAGGDGTVRAASQAMAGSDVPLAIVPSGTGNLLARNIRLPLDDADAMVRAAFDGETTRIDVGFARLRRPDREVDEFAFVVMGGMGLDAAMIANTSGSLKKRVGWVAYVDGAARSLVRAKPFSIMYQLPGHRMHRANVHSALFANCGSLPAGLELIPEASVSDGELDVALFQPKGAFGWLLVWRRVAWDNSVLRRFRAGRRVLALRTADNAVIYARGTGIDIAAAEPRPVQLDGDEFGEATHVAVRVVAGGLLIAVPRGHRVRG is encoded by the coding sequence ATGACGACGAGCTCCCCCGCACCGCGACGTGCGGCGCTCGTCTACAACCCCATCAAGGTCGACGCCGCGCGGCTGCGCGCGCAGGTCGAGGCGGCGTCGGCGGATGCCGGCTGGCATCCGCCCCTCTTCTTCGAGACGACCGTCGACGACGTGGGCGAAGGCCAGGCCCGCGCGGCGCTCGACGCGGGCGCCGCGGTCGTGCTCGTCGCGGGCGGCGACGGCACGGTGCGCGCGGCCAGCCAGGCGATGGCGGGGTCGGACGTGCCGCTCGCGATCGTGCCGAGCGGCACGGGCAACCTGCTCGCCCGCAACATCCGCCTGCCGCTCGACGACGCCGACGCGATGGTCCGCGCGGCGTTCGACGGCGAGACGACCCGCATCGACGTGGGCTTCGCCCGGCTGCGCCGGCCCGACCGGGAGGTCGACGAGTTCGCGTTCGTCGTCATGGGCGGCATGGGCCTCGACGCCGCGATGATCGCGAACACCAGCGGCAGTCTGAAGAAGCGCGTCGGATGGGTCGCGTACGTCGACGGCGCCGCGCGCTCGCTCGTGCGCGCGAAGCCGTTCTCGATCATGTACCAGCTGCCCGGGCACCGCATGCACCGCGCGAACGTGCACAGCGCGCTGTTCGCCAACTGCGGCTCGCTGCCGGCGGGGCTCGAGCTCATCCCCGAGGCGTCGGTCTCCGACGGCGAGCTCGACGTCGCGCTGTTCCAGCCGAAGGGCGCGTTCGGCTGGCTGCTCGTGTGGCGCCGCGTGGCCTGGGACAACAGCGTGCTGCGACGCTTCCGCGCCGGCCGGCGCGTGCTCGCGCTGCGCACGGCCGACAACGCCGTGATCTACGCGCGCGGCACGGGCATCGACATCGCCGCCGCCGAGCCGCGGCCCGTGCAGCTCGACGGCGACGAGTTCGGCGAGGCGACGCACGTCGCGGTGCGGGTCGTGGCGGGCGGCCTGCTCATCGCGGTGCCGCGCGGGCATCGCGTACGGGGCTGA
- the pgm gene encoding phosphoglucomutase (alpha-D-glucose-1,6-bisphosphate-dependent) — protein MSRAGHPAEESDLVDIDELIAAYYDRKPDPAVPAQRVAFGTSGHRGSSLSTSFNEDHILATTQAIVDYRAGQGISGPLFLGRDTHGLSRPAERSAVEVLVANGVDVRVDARDSWVPTPALSLAILTYNRGRALDDPGRADGIVVTPSHNPPRDGGFKYNPPHGGPADTDATSWIADRANELIAAGLEGVRRVRFADIDASGLGTYDYREAYVADLANIIDLDAIARAGVRIGADPLGGASVEYWALIGERYGLDLTVVNPEVDPTWRFMTLDWDEKIRMDPSSPSAMASLVARRDEFDVLTGNDADADRHGIVTPDAGLMNPNHFLAVAIDYLYRHRDGWPQDAAIGKTLVSSMIIDRVAESLGRRLVEVPVGFKWFVPGLIDGSVAFGGEESAGASFLRKDGTVWTTDKDGIILCLLAAEIVAVTGKTPSQRYAELEAEFGASVYQRVDAVATPEQKATLAKLAPEAVTATELAGEPIVAKLSHAPGNGAAIGGLKVQTQHAWFAARPSGTEDVYKLYAESLLGADHLAQVQSEARAVVSAALGG, from the coding sequence ATGAGCCGCGCTGGACATCCCGCCGAAGAATCCGACCTCGTCGACATCGACGAGCTGATCGCCGCCTACTACGACCGCAAGCCCGATCCCGCCGTGCCCGCGCAGCGCGTCGCCTTCGGCACGAGCGGCCACCGCGGCTCGAGCCTGTCGACGAGCTTCAACGAGGACCACATCCTCGCCACGACCCAGGCCATCGTCGACTACCGCGCGGGCCAGGGCATCTCGGGCCCCCTGTTCCTCGGACGCGACACGCACGGCCTCTCCCGCCCCGCGGAGCGCTCGGCGGTCGAGGTGCTCGTCGCGAACGGCGTGGACGTGCGCGTCGACGCCCGCGACTCGTGGGTGCCGACGCCGGCGCTGAGCCTCGCGATCCTCACCTACAACCGCGGCCGCGCGCTGGACGACCCGGGCCGCGCCGACGGCATCGTCGTGACCCCGTCGCACAACCCCCCGCGCGACGGCGGCTTCAAGTACAACCCGCCGCACGGCGGCCCCGCCGACACCGATGCGACCAGCTGGATCGCCGACCGCGCCAACGAGCTGATCGCGGCGGGCCTGGAGGGCGTGCGGCGCGTGCGCTTCGCCGACATCGACGCGTCGGGCCTCGGCACCTACGACTACCGCGAGGCCTACGTCGCCGATCTCGCGAACATCATCGACCTGGATGCCATCGCCCGCGCGGGCGTGCGCATCGGCGCCGACCCGCTCGGCGGCGCCTCGGTCGAGTACTGGGCGCTCATCGGCGAACGCTACGGGCTCGACCTCACGGTCGTGAACCCCGAGGTCGACCCGACGTGGCGGTTCATGACCCTCGACTGGGACGAGAAGATCCGCATGGACCCGTCGTCCCCGTCGGCGATGGCGTCGCTCGTCGCCCGGCGCGACGAGTTCGACGTGCTGACCGGCAACGACGCGGATGCCGACCGGCACGGCATCGTGACGCCCGACGCAGGGCTCATGAACCCCAACCACTTCCTCGCGGTCGCGATCGACTACCTGTACCGGCACCGCGACGGCTGGCCGCAGGATGCCGCGATCGGCAAGACCCTCGTGTCGTCGATGATCATCGACCGCGTCGCCGAGTCGCTCGGCCGTCGCCTCGTCGAGGTGCCCGTCGGGTTCAAGTGGTTCGTGCCGGGCCTCATCGACGGCTCGGTCGCGTTCGGCGGCGAGGAGTCGGCGGGAGCGTCGTTCCTGCGCAAGGACGGCACCGTGTGGACGACCGACAAGGACGGCATCATCCTGTGCCTCCTGGCCGCCGAGATCGTCGCCGTCACGGGCAAGACGCCGTCGCAGCGCTACGCGGAGCTCGAGGCCGAGTTCGGCGCCTCCGTGTACCAGCGGGTGGATGCCGTGGCCACGCCCGAGCAGAAGGCGACGCTCGCGAAGCTCGCACCCGAGGCGGTCACGGCGACCGAGCTGGCCGGCGAGCCCATCGTCGCGAAGCTGTCGCACGCGCCCGGCAACGGCGCGGCGATCGGCGGCCTCAAGGTGCAGACCCAGCATGCCTGGTTCGCCGCCCGCCCGTCGGGCACCGAGGACGTCTACAAGCTCTACGCCGAGTCGCTGCTCGGCGCCGACCACCTCGCCCAGGTGCAGTCCGAGGCCCGCGCCGTCGTGTCCGCCGCCCTGGGCGGCTGA
- a CDS encoding glycerate kinase — translation MSARVVVAVDGFKGSITAADAAAALADGWGDGAVLRPMADGGEGTLDAFAAAVPGARRVPVTVRGPHDGPVAAHWLLLPDGTGVVELASTSGIELLSDGLRPWDADTLGFGQAIAAAIDAGVSRLVLGIGSSASTDGGAGMLRALGARVLDAAGSPAGAGLRGLCEAASVDLDGLRPLPPGGVRVLSDVTSPLCGPAGAAAVFGPQKGLDAEGVAVADAALARWAGLVGVDPAEAGAGAAGGTGFALLAWGGRLEPGAPAVAELIGLDEAIAGADLVVTGEGSYDASSAVGKVPALVAERARCAGVPVALVAGRIADDADLSGFAASVSLTALAGSADAALRAPAQWLRTAAAVLRAGVSGSA, via the coding sequence ATGAGCGCGCGGGTCGTCGTCGCCGTCGACGGATTCAAGGGATCGATCACGGCCGCCGACGCCGCCGCGGCGCTCGCCGACGGGTGGGGCGACGGGGCCGTGCTGCGGCCGATGGCCGACGGCGGCGAGGGGACGCTCGACGCCTTCGCCGCGGCCGTGCCGGGCGCCCGTCGCGTTCCCGTCACGGTGCGCGGGCCGCACGACGGACCCGTGGCGGCGCACTGGCTGCTGCTGCCGGACGGCACGGGCGTCGTCGAGCTCGCGTCGACGAGCGGGATCGAGCTGCTGAGCGACGGCCTGCGACCGTGGGATGCCGACACCCTCGGCTTCGGACAGGCGATCGCCGCGGCGATCGACGCCGGGGTCTCGCGCCTCGTGCTGGGCATCGGGTCGAGCGCGTCGACCGACGGCGGGGCGGGGATGCTGCGGGCGCTCGGCGCGCGGGTCCTGGACGCCGCGGGATCGCCGGCCGGAGCGGGCCTGCGAGGCCTGTGCGAGGCGGCATCCGTCGACCTCGACGGTCTGCGGCCGCTGCCGCCGGGCGGCGTGCGGGTGCTCTCCGACGTGACGAGCCCGCTGTGCGGGCCCGCCGGTGCGGCGGCGGTGTTCGGCCCGCAGAAGGGCCTGGATGCCGAGGGCGTCGCCGTGGCCGACGCGGCGCTCGCGCGATGGGCGGGACTGGTGGGCGTCGACCCGGCGGAGGCGGGCGCGGGCGCCGCGGGCGGCACGGGGTTCGCGCTGCTCGCGTGGGGCGGCCGGCTGGAGCCCGGGGCCCCCGCCGTCGCCGAACTGATCGGACTCGACGAGGCGATCGCGGGCGCGGACCTCGTCGTGACCGGCGAAGGCTCCTACGACGCGTCGTCGGCGGTCGGCAAGGTGCCCGCGCTCGTCGCCGAGCGCGCCCGGTGCGCGGGCGTGCCCGTCGCGCTCGTGGCGGGCCGCATCGCCGACGACGCCGACCTGTCGGGCTTCGCGGCATCCGTCTCGCTCACCGCCCTCGCCGGCTCCGCCGACGCCGCCCTCCGCGCCCCCGCCCAGTGGCTCCGCACCGCCGCCGCGGTCCTCCGCGCGGGTGTGTCGGGATCCGCGTAA
- a CDS encoding HAD family hydrolase — MLPTGPVPTGPAEAEPRRTDRLLIALDVDGTVLLEDESLSPGVVDAVAHARRAGHEVMIATGRSWSGTRGVVHVLGLEPEYVVCSNGAVTLKRMGGDFADEDWYVRHRVETFDATEVLTLLREHLPEGSYLVELADGSRKYTEHVHDWNLAGARRVTFEELAGEPVCRVVVVSTENTNGEFMERVARIGLSEVSYSVGWSAWLDIAPQGVDKSTALERVRQELGFAPENVMVLGDGRNDIGMFRWARQGGGRAIAMGQGPEEVRLEATETTASVYDGGVADILRRL, encoded by the coding sequence ATCCTGCCGACGGGTCCCGTGCCGACGGGGCCCGCGGAGGCCGAGCCCCGGCGGACCGATCGGCTGCTCATCGCGCTCGACGTCGACGGCACGGTGCTGCTCGAGGACGAGTCGCTGAGCCCCGGCGTCGTCGACGCCGTCGCGCACGCGCGCCGCGCGGGCCACGAGGTGATGATCGCCACGGGACGGTCGTGGTCGGGGACCCGGGGCGTCGTGCACGTGCTGGGCCTGGAGCCCGAGTACGTCGTGTGCTCCAACGGGGCCGTGACCCTCAAGCGCATGGGCGGCGACTTCGCCGACGAGGACTGGTACGTGCGCCACCGCGTCGAGACGTTCGACGCGACCGAGGTGCTCACGCTGCTGCGCGAGCACCTGCCCGAGGGCAGCTATCTCGTCGAGCTGGCCGACGGCTCGCGCAAGTACACGGAGCACGTGCACGACTGGAACCTCGCCGGCGCGCGCCGCGTGACCTTCGAGGAGCTCGCCGGCGAGCCCGTGTGCCGCGTCGTCGTGGTCTCGACCGAGAACACCAACGGCGAGTTCATGGAGCGCGTCGCGCGCATCGGCCTGTCGGAGGTGTCGTACTCGGTCGGATGGTCGGCGTGGCTCGACATCGCGCCGCAGGGCGTCGACAAGTCCACGGCGCTCGAGCGCGTGCGGCAGGAGCTCGGCTTCGCGCCCGAGAACGTGATGGTGCTCGGCGACGGCCGCAACGACATCGGCATGTTCCGCTGGGCGCGTCAGGGCGGCGGCCGGGCGATCGCGATGGGGCAGGGCCCCGAGGAGGTGCGCCTCGAGGCGACCGAGACGACCGCGAGCGTGTACGACGGCGGCGTCGCCGACATCCTCCGCCGGCTCTAG